Below is a window of Mycobacterium dioxanotrophicus DNA.
GCCAGCCCCGCGCTCGCCACGACCAACCAGAACGCCGGGGCGGTCAGCATGGCCCCGCCGAACGACCGGTCGCCGCGGTCACCATTGATGACGACCAGGGTGTTGATCCACATCAGGATCAGCGCCGTCCAGCCGCAGAACCGATGGGTGATTTCGAAGCGGTCGTGCTGAGCGGCGCGCAGCCGCGGAAGCGCCATCACCACCATGACCGAGAACGTGGTGGCCAGGGTAGCCACGAAGATCGTGTTGGCGCCCGAGGCATCGCCTACACCGGCGACGGCGTCGCAGATCATCGAGGTCGCCAGTACCAGGTACCACAATGTCCCGGCCACCGCGGTGCCCACGTGCAGACCGCCGAGGTGGTAATACTTGCCCAGCGCCCACCGCACCTGCAGCGGCCACGACGTGGGCGCCCGGGTGGCGAGCCACGCTGCCGCATTGAGGATGTACTGCTGGCGAAACAGCACCGCGGCCGCCAGATTGGTTTGCGCCATGAAGGCGATCGCCGACAGATCGGTGTGCTGCGATGTCCACCAATTCCCGCCGGTGGCCCCGTACACCGCCCATCCGAGATTGACGATCACCACAAGAACGATGAGCCGGTTGTAGTGCATCACGCGCGGATGTTTGAGCAGTCGCCGCAGCAGCGGTAGGCGGGGCGCGCAATCCTCACCCGCAGTGGCGGTTTGGGGGAGGCTGGCGCACGGCGCAGCGGCCGAGATGACATCGATACGGCGGACGTCGGGCCTGGTCAACAGCGCAGTAGTCACTAGGTGCCTTTCAGGTGCCTTGCCGGGCCGTTGACCGGCTCACCACGAAAAGGTA
It encodes the following:
- a CDS encoding ferredoxin reductase domain-containing protein gives rise to the protein MTTALLTRPDVRRIDVISAAAPCASLPQTATAGEDCAPRLPLLRRLLKHPRVMHYNRLIVLVVIVNLGWAVYGATGGNWWTSQHTDLSAIAFMAQTNLAAAVLFRQQYILNAAAWLATRAPTSWPLQVRWALGKYYHLGGLHVGTAVAGTLWYLVLATSMICDAVAGVGDASGANTIFVATLATTFSVMVVMALPRLRAAQHDRFEITHRFCGWTALILMWINTLVVINGDRGDRSFGGAMLTAPAFWLVVASAGLAIWPWLLLRRVPINCARPSSHAMIVRLDHRGIPPVGTTRAISRHPLVGWHHFANVPAAPGAAGYRMLVSRAGDWTSEFVDNPPTHVWVRGIPAVGVANVRRLFSKVVIVATGSGIGPLLGHLLDTSVPAQLVWVTKNPRLTYGEGFVEEIEAAQPDAIIWDTDALGKPDVLQLAYQAFVESGAEAVICVANRIVTEQVVHGFEQRGIPAFGPIWDS